In Aneurinibacillus sp. REN35, a genomic segment contains:
- a CDS encoding MFS transporter, giving the protein MATPIWKRESVSISGLFLFIYFALGALYPLLSHYLKSIGMSGTEIGLIVSVGPIVAIFAQPFWGMLCDRFQVSRQVLGGVLLGAVGASLLLLAGGKSFIAFALLYGVLHFFQSGAVPISDGLALQYASRTGVEFGSIRQWGAIGFAIATLVSSLLADAFWLGAIFYVYAFAQISAFVFLQGVQAERSVAAVNVFKGLRELIRLPRYMLFLASAFLIFGPINGNNVFFGLLYEEMGGQIAGIGLAFLLFAGSEAPFMKWSGFFIRRLGLEKTILVAGLVSAVRWLWYGMSPSPSAVLILFFVQGFSVGLYLASAAQFVRANTPKTLRVTALSIYTSMGLGLGSMATNVVGGMLVDAYGILTTYTFFGVLTLLGLVPLMLVIWVIKQKQSVLQ; this is encoded by the coding sequence ATGGCTACACCAATTTGGAAGCGCGAGTCCGTAAGCATTAGCGGCCTTTTTCTATTTATTTACTTTGCACTGGGTGCTCTATATCCGCTGCTCTCTCATTATTTGAAAAGCATTGGGATGAGTGGTACCGAGATTGGCTTGATTGTGTCGGTTGGGCCGATTGTAGCGATTTTTGCGCAGCCGTTCTGGGGGATGCTGTGTGATCGATTTCAAGTATCGCGACAAGTGTTAGGCGGCGTCCTGTTGGGGGCTGTGGGTGCATCGCTTCTGCTGCTGGCGGGAGGGAAGAGTTTTATTGCATTTGCACTGTTATACGGTGTGCTGCATTTTTTTCAAAGCGGGGCCGTACCTATCTCAGATGGACTGGCCCTGCAGTATGCGTCGCGTACAGGTGTGGAGTTCGGAAGCATTCGTCAATGGGGGGCAATCGGTTTTGCCATTGCCACACTAGTATCTAGCCTATTGGCTGATGCTTTTTGGCTTGGCGCAATTTTTTATGTGTATGCTTTTGCGCAGATAAGCGCTTTTGTGTTTTTGCAGGGTGTGCAGGCAGAACGTTCAGTGGCTGCGGTCAATGTATTCAAAGGTCTACGCGAGTTGATTCGCCTTCCACGGTATATGCTCTTTCTTGCAAGCGCGTTTCTGATCTTTGGGCCGATTAACGGCAATAATGTTTTCTTTGGTCTGTTGTATGAAGAGATGGGGGGACAGATTGCAGGCATTGGCTTGGCATTCCTTTTGTTTGCAGGAAGCGAAGCACCTTTTATGAAATGGTCGGGCTTTTTCATCCGGCGTTTAGGTCTAGAGAAGACGATTCTTGTCGCGGGTCTGGTATCGGCTGTGCGCTGGCTATGGTATGGGATGAGTCCGTCTCCGAGCGCTGTGCTGATTCTTTTCTTTGTGCAGGGTTTTTCAGTTGGTTTATATTTGGCATCTGCAGCCCAGTTCGTGAGAGCCAATACCCCTAAGACGCTCCGGGTGACGGCGCTTTCCATCTATACATCGATGGGGCTTGGTCTCGGTTCCATGGCAACCAATGTAGTGGGTGGGATGCTTGTGGATGCG